A genomic region of Serratia fonticola contains the following coding sequences:
- a CDS encoding multidrug efflux SMR transporter, with protein MSSKAKAWVWMLLVIFSETSATSTLKMFDNSEGITKTLLLGLIVVLYCVCYYSLSNAVKYIPVGLAYATWSGTGILLVSSLGMVFYGQHPDTPAIIGMVIIASGIVIMNLFSKMGSSE; from the coding sequence ATGTCTTCCAAGGCAAAAGCATGGGTATGGATGTTATTGGTCATCTTCTCTGAAACCTCGGCCACATCCACATTAAAAATGTTTGATAACAGTGAGGGAATAACCAAGACGCTATTACTAGGATTAATTGTCGTGCTGTACTGCGTTTGCTATTACTCATTATCCAATGCGGTGAAGTATATTCCCGTCGGCCTGGCTTACGCCACCTGGTCAGGCACTGGGATTTTACTTGTCTCAAGCCTGGGCATGGTGTTTTACGGCCAGCATCCTGATACGCCCGCCATTATCGGTATGGTGATTATCGCCAGCGGTATCGTAATTATGAACCTCTTCTCAAAAATGGGCTCTTCCGAATAA
- a CDS encoding multidrug efflux SMR transporter, producing MFNIGFLWLALSIGSEITGTSMIKKTNNFKKLGPSVLVIAAYCLCYFALTRAMSYVPVGVAYSLWCGFGIVGVTFVSMLLYKQKPDLPAIFAMALIIGGGIIMNTFSQM from the coding sequence ATGTTTAATATTGGCTTCTTGTGGCTGGCATTATCTATCGGTTCAGAAATTACCGGTACCTCAATGATCAAAAAAACCAACAACTTTAAAAAGCTGGGGCCTTCGGTGCTGGTCATTGCCGCTTACTGTCTGTGCTATTTTGCCCTAACCCGGGCAATGAGCTATGTGCCGGTAGGCGTGGCCTACTCACTGTGGTGCGGCTTTGGCATTGTCGGCGTCACTTTTGTCTCCATGCTGCTGTATAAACAGAAACCGGATCTGCCCGCTATATTTGCCATGGCATTGATCATCGGTGGCGGAATTATTATGAATACCTTCTCGCAGATGTAA